AATTGACGATCGTCATCCCGGCGACGCTTGCCGCGGCCATCCGGCACGCGGGCGAAGACGCGTTCCCGGAAGAGTGCTGCGGCCTGCTCGTAGGCGTCGACGGCGAACCGCGCATGGTGAAGGAGACGCTCGCGATGGATAACGTCTTCCCGGGCCCTCGCAACAACCGGTACACGATCGATCCGTTGAAACTCGCCAAGGCCGACAAGGACGCGGAGGCGAGAGGTCTCCAATTGATCGGCTTCTACCACAGCCATCCAGATCATCCCGCCAGGCCCAGCAGTTACGATCGGGACCACGCGTGGCCATGGTACACCTTCATGATCACGCGAGTCGCCGGCGGCGTGGGATCGGAGACGACTGCGTGGCGGCTTTCGAGCGACAGAAAAGTATTCAATGAAGAGCCCATCAAGGTTGAATAGATGGCAGTGACGATAGTCATCCCGACGCCGCTTCGACAGTACGCCGATAAGCAGGCGCAGGTCGTCATCGAAGCGAAGACCGTCGGGGAAGCGCTTGACGCGCTCACGACCAAGTACCGGGAATTGAGACGTCACCTGTACGCGGAAGACGGAACCCTGCGAAATTTCGTGAACGTCTACCTGAACGACGAGGACGTTCGACACATCGCGAAGGACGAGACACTCGTGAAGGAGGGCGATACGATAATGATCGTCCCATCTGTGGCGGGAGGAAATGGTGCCGGGGCCGACCGGGCCCAACGGAGTCCCGTGGATGGCGACAAGGTCGAAACGACGCGTCTTTCGAACGACGAGATCCGTCGTTACAGCCGTCATCTAATCATGCCGGAGGTCGGTCTCGAGGGACAGCGACGGTTGAAGGCCGCGTCGGTGCTGATCGTGGGAGCCGGTGGGCTCGGCTCGCCTGCGGCCCTATACCTTGCCGCGGCGGGTGTCGGGCGCATCGGCATCGTTGACTTCGACGTCGTCGACGAAAGCAACCTCCAACGGCAGGTGCTTTTCACTACCGCAGATGTCGGGAAATCCAAGGCGGAAACCGCAAAGGCGCGCCTGCTGGTGTTGAATCCCAATATCGAGGTGGACGTCCACAGAGAGCGCTTGACGTCGGAGAACGCATTATCGATCCTGCGCGACTACGACGTCATCGCGGACGGCACCGACAATTTCCCGACACGCTACCTCGTGAACGATGCGTGCGTGCTCCTCGGGAAACCGAACGCGTATGCGAGCATCTTCCGCTTCGAAGGGCAAGCCTCCGTGTTCTGGGCAGAGAAGGGACCCTGTTACCGCTGCCTCTACCCGGAGCCTCCGCCGCCGGGCCTCGTCCCGTCCTGTGCCGAGGGGGGTGTCCTTGGCGTCCTTCCGGGAGTCGTCGGAGTCATACAGGC
The Euryarchaeota archaeon DNA segment above includes these coding regions:
- the moeB gene encoding molybdopterin-synthase adenylyltransferase MoeB, whose translation is MAVTIVIPTPLRQYADKQAQVVIEAKTVGEALDALTTKYRELRRHLYAEDGTLRNFVNVYLNDEDVRHIAKDETLVKEGDTIMIVPSVAGGNGAGADRAQRSPVDGDKVETTRLSNDEIRRYSRHLIMPEVGLEGQRRLKAASVLIVGAGGLGSPAALYLAAAGVGRIGIVDFDVVDESNLQRQVLFTTADVGKSKAETAKARLLVLNPNIEVDVHRERLTSENALSILRDYDVIADGTDNFPTRYLVNDACVLLGKPNAYASIFRFEGQASVFWAEKGPCYRCLYPEPPPPGLVPSCAEGGVLGVLPGVVGVIQAIEVIKLILGSGEPLIGRLLLFDALDMRFRELKLRKNPECKVCGPRSTVKNLIDYDEFCGVRGEETGGEAVDAGNMITVGELKSMLDAKKAVFILDVRNPEEFEICRLSGSKLIPLPELPRRANELSTADEIVVHCHHGIRSAQAVNFLKTLGFKKIKNLAGGIDAWSKQVDPTVPRY
- a CDS encoding M67 family metallopeptidase yields the protein MTIVIPATLAAAIRHAGEDAFPEECCGLLVGVDGEPRMVKETLAMDNVFPGPRNNRYTIDPLKLAKADKDAEARGLQLIGFYHSHPDHPARPSSYDRDHAWPWYTFMITRVAGGVGSETTAWRLSSDRKVFNEEPIKVE